A stretch of Pogona vitticeps strain Pit_001003342236 chromosome 5, PviZW2.1, whole genome shotgun sequence DNA encodes these proteins:
- the STX16 gene encoding syntaxin-16 isoform X2, whose product MATRRLTDAFLLLRNNAIQSRQLLAEQVSSYSKSSPLTSRSMAAALADDRMALVSGISLDPEAAICVTKRLPPKWTDGVEEIRYEISRIKQKMKELASLHDKHLNRPTLDDSSEEEHAIEITTQEITQLFHRCQRAVQTLHSKSRSCTDQERRLLKNVVSSLAQSLQDLSTSFRRGQSDYLKRMKNREERSKHFFDTSVPLMDDGEDTTLYDRGFTDDQLVLVQQNTVLVEEREREIRQIIQSITDLNEIFRDLGTMIVEQGTVLDRIDFNVEQSCVKTEDGLKQLQKAEQYQKKNRKMLVIVILFVIVIVLIIALIAVKFR is encoded by the exons ATGGCCACCCGGCGTTTAACAGACGCGTTCTTGTTGTTGCGGAACAACGCCATCCAAAGCCGGCAGCTGCTGGCGGAGCAAGTGAGTAGTTACAGCAAATCCAGCCCTCTGACTTCACGTAGCATGGCTGCTGCG CTTGCAGATGATCGCATGGCACTGGTATCTGGGATTAGTTTAGATCCCGAAGCGGCTATCTGTGTAACTAAGAGACTACCTCCAAAGTGGACTGATGGAGTGGAAGAA ATCCGGTATGAGATCTCCAGGATAAAACAGAAGATGAAAGAACTAGCAAGTCTGCATGACAAACATCTAAACAGGCCAACTCTGGATGACAGCAGTGAAGAAGAACATGCCATAGAAATAACTACTCAAGAAATTACACAG CTATTCCACAGGTGTCAGAGAGCAGTCCAGACATTACACAGCAAGTCTCGAAGCTGTACAGACCAAGAGCGGCGGCTTCTGAAGAACGTTGTGTCTTCCTTAGCCCAAtcccttcaggatctgtccaccAGCTTTAGGCGTGGGCAGTCGGACTACCTAAAAC GTATGAAGAATCGGGAAGAAAGATCCAAACATTTCTTTGACACTTCCGTCCCTCTTATGGATGATGGCGAGGACACGACACTCTATGATCGG gGCTTTACAGACGACCAGTTAGTATTAGTGCAACAAAACACAGTATTGGTGGAAGAGCGGGAGCGAGAAATCCGACAGATCATACAGTCCATTACTGATCTCAATGAAATTTTTAGGGATTTAGGAACAATGATAGTCGAACAG GGTACCGTTCTCGATCGGATTGATTTCAATGTTGAACAATCATGTGTGAAAACAGAAGATGGATTGAAACAACTGCAAAAG GCTGAACAGTATCAAAAGAAGAATCGGAAGATGCTCGTCATTGTCATTCTGTTCGTTATAGTAATTGTCCTAATTATTGCTCTCATTGCTGTGAAATTTCGCTAG
- the STX16 gene encoding syntaxin-16 isoform X1 — protein sequence MATRRLTDAFLLLRNNAIQSRQLLAEQVSSYSKSSPLTSRSMAAAELDELADDRMALVSGISLDPEAAICVTKRLPPKWTDGVEEIRYEISRIKQKMKELASLHDKHLNRPTLDDSSEEEHAIEITTQEITQLFHRCQRAVQTLHSKSRSCTDQERRLLKNVVSSLAQSLQDLSTSFRRGQSDYLKRMKNREERSKHFFDTSVPLMDDGEDTTLYDRGFTDDQLVLVQQNTVLVEEREREIRQIIQSITDLNEIFRDLGTMIVEQGTVLDRIDFNVEQSCVKTEDGLKQLQKAEQYQKKNRKMLVIVILFVIVIVLIIALIAVKFR from the exons ATGGCCACCCGGCGTTTAACAGACGCGTTCTTGTTGTTGCGGAACAACGCCATCCAAAGCCGGCAGCTGCTGGCGGAGCAAGTGAGTAGTTACAGCAAATCCAGCCCTCTGACTTCACGTAGCATGGCTGCTGCG GAGCTGGACGAG CTTGCAGATGATCGCATGGCACTGGTATCTGGGATTAGTTTAGATCCCGAAGCGGCTATCTGTGTAACTAAGAGACTACCTCCAAAGTGGACTGATGGAGTGGAAGAA ATCCGGTATGAGATCTCCAGGATAAAACAGAAGATGAAAGAACTAGCAAGTCTGCATGACAAACATCTAAACAGGCCAACTCTGGATGACAGCAGTGAAGAAGAACATGCCATAGAAATAACTACTCAAGAAATTACACAG CTATTCCACAGGTGTCAGAGAGCAGTCCAGACATTACACAGCAAGTCTCGAAGCTGTACAGACCAAGAGCGGCGGCTTCTGAAGAACGTTGTGTCTTCCTTAGCCCAAtcccttcaggatctgtccaccAGCTTTAGGCGTGGGCAGTCGGACTACCTAAAAC GTATGAAGAATCGGGAAGAAAGATCCAAACATTTCTTTGACACTTCCGTCCCTCTTATGGATGATGGCGAGGACACGACACTCTATGATCGG gGCTTTACAGACGACCAGTTAGTATTAGTGCAACAAAACACAGTATTGGTGGAAGAGCGGGAGCGAGAAATCCGACAGATCATACAGTCCATTACTGATCTCAATGAAATTTTTAGGGATTTAGGAACAATGATAGTCGAACAG GGTACCGTTCTCGATCGGATTGATTTCAATGTTGAACAATCATGTGTGAAAACAGAAGATGGATTGAAACAACTGCAAAAG GCTGAACAGTATCAAAAGAAGAATCGGAAGATGCTCGTCATTGTCATTCTGTTCGTTATAGTAATTGTCCTAATTATTGCTCTCATTGCTGTGAAATTTCGCTAG
- the STX16 gene encoding syntaxin-16 isoform X3 gives MATRRLTDAFLLLRNNAIQSRQLLAEQELDELADDRMALVSGISLDPEAAICVTKRLPPKWTDGVEEIRYEISRIKQKMKELASLHDKHLNRPTLDDSSEEEHAIEITTQEITQLFHRCQRAVQTLHSKSRSCTDQERRLLKNVVSSLAQSLQDLSTSFRRGQSDYLKRMKNREERSKHFFDTSVPLMDDGEDTTLYDRGFTDDQLVLVQQNTVLVEEREREIRQIIQSITDLNEIFRDLGTMIVEQGTVLDRIDFNVEQSCVKTEDGLKQLQKAEQYQKKNRKMLVIVILFVIVIVLIIALIAVKFR, from the exons ATGGCCACCCGGCGTTTAACAGACGCGTTCTTGTTGTTGCGGAACAACGCCATCCAAAGCCGGCAGCTGCTGGCGGAGCAA GAGCTGGACGAG CTTGCAGATGATCGCATGGCACTGGTATCTGGGATTAGTTTAGATCCCGAAGCGGCTATCTGTGTAACTAAGAGACTACCTCCAAAGTGGACTGATGGAGTGGAAGAA ATCCGGTATGAGATCTCCAGGATAAAACAGAAGATGAAAGAACTAGCAAGTCTGCATGACAAACATCTAAACAGGCCAACTCTGGATGACAGCAGTGAAGAAGAACATGCCATAGAAATAACTACTCAAGAAATTACACAG CTATTCCACAGGTGTCAGAGAGCAGTCCAGACATTACACAGCAAGTCTCGAAGCTGTACAGACCAAGAGCGGCGGCTTCTGAAGAACGTTGTGTCTTCCTTAGCCCAAtcccttcaggatctgtccaccAGCTTTAGGCGTGGGCAGTCGGACTACCTAAAAC GTATGAAGAATCGGGAAGAAAGATCCAAACATTTCTTTGACACTTCCGTCCCTCTTATGGATGATGGCGAGGACACGACACTCTATGATCGG gGCTTTACAGACGACCAGTTAGTATTAGTGCAACAAAACACAGTATTGGTGGAAGAGCGGGAGCGAGAAATCCGACAGATCATACAGTCCATTACTGATCTCAATGAAATTTTTAGGGATTTAGGAACAATGATAGTCGAACAG GGTACCGTTCTCGATCGGATTGATTTCAATGTTGAACAATCATGTGTGAAAACAGAAGATGGATTGAAACAACTGCAAAAG GCTGAACAGTATCAAAAGAAGAATCGGAAGATGCTCGTCATTGTCATTCTGTTCGTTATAGTAATTGTCCTAATTATTGCTCTCATTGCTGTGAAATTTCGCTAG
- the STX16 gene encoding syntaxin-16 isoform X4, which translates to MATRRLTDAFLLLRNNAIQSRQLLAEQLADDRMALVSGISLDPEAAICVTKRLPPKWTDGVEEIRYEISRIKQKMKELASLHDKHLNRPTLDDSSEEEHAIEITTQEITQLFHRCQRAVQTLHSKSRSCTDQERRLLKNVVSSLAQSLQDLSTSFRRGQSDYLKRMKNREERSKHFFDTSVPLMDDGEDTTLYDRGFTDDQLVLVQQNTVLVEEREREIRQIIQSITDLNEIFRDLGTMIVEQGTVLDRIDFNVEQSCVKTEDGLKQLQKAEQYQKKNRKMLVIVILFVIVIVLIIALIAVKFR; encoded by the exons ATGGCCACCCGGCGTTTAACAGACGCGTTCTTGTTGTTGCGGAACAACGCCATCCAAAGCCGGCAGCTGCTGGCGGAGCAA CTTGCAGATGATCGCATGGCACTGGTATCTGGGATTAGTTTAGATCCCGAAGCGGCTATCTGTGTAACTAAGAGACTACCTCCAAAGTGGACTGATGGAGTGGAAGAA ATCCGGTATGAGATCTCCAGGATAAAACAGAAGATGAAAGAACTAGCAAGTCTGCATGACAAACATCTAAACAGGCCAACTCTGGATGACAGCAGTGAAGAAGAACATGCCATAGAAATAACTACTCAAGAAATTACACAG CTATTCCACAGGTGTCAGAGAGCAGTCCAGACATTACACAGCAAGTCTCGAAGCTGTACAGACCAAGAGCGGCGGCTTCTGAAGAACGTTGTGTCTTCCTTAGCCCAAtcccttcaggatctgtccaccAGCTTTAGGCGTGGGCAGTCGGACTACCTAAAAC GTATGAAGAATCGGGAAGAAAGATCCAAACATTTCTTTGACACTTCCGTCCCTCTTATGGATGATGGCGAGGACACGACACTCTATGATCGG gGCTTTACAGACGACCAGTTAGTATTAGTGCAACAAAACACAGTATTGGTGGAAGAGCGGGAGCGAGAAATCCGACAGATCATACAGTCCATTACTGATCTCAATGAAATTTTTAGGGATTTAGGAACAATGATAGTCGAACAG GGTACCGTTCTCGATCGGATTGATTTCAATGTTGAACAATCATGTGTGAAAACAGAAGATGGATTGAAACAACTGCAAAAG GCTGAACAGTATCAAAAGAAGAATCGGAAGATGCTCGTCATTGTCATTCTGTTCGTTATAGTAATTGTCCTAATTATTGCTCTCATTGCTGTGAAATTTCGCTAG
- the STX16 gene encoding syntaxin-16 isoform X5, whose protein sequence is MALVSGISLDPEAAICVTKRLPPKWTDGVEEIRYEISRIKQKMKELASLHDKHLNRPTLDDSSEEEHAIEITTQEITQLFHRCQRAVQTLHSKSRSCTDQERRLLKNVVSSLAQSLQDLSTSFRRGQSDYLKRMKNREERSKHFFDTSVPLMDDGEDTTLYDRGFTDDQLVLVQQNTVLVEEREREIRQIIQSITDLNEIFRDLGTMIVEQGTVLDRIDFNVEQSCVKTEDGLKQLQKAEQYQKKNRKMLVIVILFVIVIVLIIALIAVKFR, encoded by the exons ATGGCACTGGTATCTGGGATTAGTTTAGATCCCGAAGCGGCTATCTGTGTAACTAAGAGACTACCTCCAAAGTGGACTGATGGAGTGGAAGAA ATCCGGTATGAGATCTCCAGGATAAAACAGAAGATGAAAGAACTAGCAAGTCTGCATGACAAACATCTAAACAGGCCAACTCTGGATGACAGCAGTGAAGAAGAACATGCCATAGAAATAACTACTCAAGAAATTACACAG CTATTCCACAGGTGTCAGAGAGCAGTCCAGACATTACACAGCAAGTCTCGAAGCTGTACAGACCAAGAGCGGCGGCTTCTGAAGAACGTTGTGTCTTCCTTAGCCCAAtcccttcaggatctgtccaccAGCTTTAGGCGTGGGCAGTCGGACTACCTAAAAC GTATGAAGAATCGGGAAGAAAGATCCAAACATTTCTTTGACACTTCCGTCCCTCTTATGGATGATGGCGAGGACACGACACTCTATGATCGG gGCTTTACAGACGACCAGTTAGTATTAGTGCAACAAAACACAGTATTGGTGGAAGAGCGGGAGCGAGAAATCCGACAGATCATACAGTCCATTACTGATCTCAATGAAATTTTTAGGGATTTAGGAACAATGATAGTCGAACAG GGTACCGTTCTCGATCGGATTGATTTCAATGTTGAACAATCATGTGTGAAAACAGAAGATGGATTGAAACAACTGCAAAAG GCTGAACAGTATCAAAAGAAGAATCGGAAGATGCTCGTCATTGTCATTCTGTTCGTTATAGTAATTGTCCTAATTATTGCTCTCATTGCTGTGAAATTTCGCTAG